The Cryptococcus deuterogattii R265 chromosome 3, complete sequence genome has a segment encoding these proteins:
- a CDS encoding AP-3 complex subunit mu: MSKIDGIIILDTNGKPIICSNFTSHPLSYATAHIDTFNEARKRALVSGSGRGMDPVLWVNTLERGGIGMSGGGLCHSERNGLYFLVPIGQEVNPLFAFSFLESFVDILRDYLGDVTEMTIKDNFDIVYMLIEETLDEGHPMTTETEMLKEIVLPPSLVRKIFGAAGVSGLQSTTTAPFTAPIPWRRPGVRHNSNEIYFDIEESLDAVVDKKGNTLTASVWGRINCNSRLSGNPDLLLSFSDPKRMHQCSFHPCVRYDGVLSFIPPDGKFRLLEYESVSDSARAPVPIQLKAGLTIEDYGGRFTLTLSSRLNTRPLEDINVSIFLGQGATSVSANASGERRPLHIQIGKDETAEGFVGGGNWEFDPHTQIVKWHLASLVSTERSPTLTGTFTSSEARPIISPSFDVDYTIKNYSYSNLRVDQLKVQGDVMYRPFKGVKMIGRAGKIEVRW, from the exons ATGTCAAAGATAGATGGGATCATCATACTAGACACAAACGG CAAGCCCATCATCTGTTCGAATTTCACCTCACATCCCTTGTCATATGCCACCGCACATATAGATACGTTCAATGAAGCTCGGAAGAGGGCATTGGTTAGTGGCTCTGGTAGAGGGATGGACCCCGTTTTATGGGTGAACACCcttgaaagaggagggatCGGCATGtcaggaggaggattaTGTCATTCAGAACGAAATGGGCTGTACTTTCTGGTGCCGATaggacaagaag TGAATCCTCTGTTCGCGTTCTCGTTCTTAGAGTCCTTTGTAGACATTCTTCGAGATTACTTGGGCGACGTGACGGAAATGACCATTAAAGACAACTTTGACATTGTCTATATG CTAATAGAAGAGACCCTTGATGAGGGACATCCCATGACGACAGAGACGGagatgttgaaggagatagttcttcctccaagcTTGGTTCGAAAGATATTCGGCGCAGCTGGTGTTTCGGG TCTGCAGTCTACTACGACGGCGCCATTTACAGCACCGATACCTTGGCGACGGCCGGGGGTACGACATAACAGTAACGAAATTTACTTTGATATCGAGGAATCCCTAGACGCTGTTGTGGACAA GAAAGGAAATACTTTGACGGCCTCGGTCTGGGGCCGTATCAACTGCAACTCTCGCTTGTCTGGTAACCcggatcttcttcttagcTTCTCCGATCCAAAACGTATGCATCAATGCTCATTCCATCCTTGCGTCAGGTAT gacgGTGTCCTGTCCTTCATCCCGCCAGACGGCAAGTTCAGGCTGCTGGAGTATGAATCTGTCAGCGACAGCGCGAGAGCTCCTGTTCCTATACAGCTGAAAGCTGGACTGACGATTGAGGATTATGGTG GACGCTTTACCCTTACTTTATCATCTCGCCTTAATACTCGACCTCTGGAAGATATAAATGTGTCTATCTTCCTTGGTCAAGGCGCAACATCAGTTAGTGCCAATGCCTCTGGTGAAAGACGACCTTTACATATCCAGATTGGGAAGGACGAAACTGCTGAAGGTTTTGTGGGAGGGGGAAATTGGGAATTTGATCCGCATACGCAAATTGTCAAATGGCACCTTGCTTCCTTAGTCTCGACGGAACGGTCGCCAACTTTAACTGGAACCTTTACCTCGAG TGAAGCTCGTCCTATCATTTCACCCTCATTTGATGTCGACTATACCATTAAGAATTATTCGTACTCAAATCTCCGAGTGGACCAGCTCAAAGTGCAGGGTGATGTGATGTATAGGCCATTCAAGGGGGTAAAAATGATTGGGAGGGCTGGTAAGATAGAGGTGCGATGGTAG
- a CDS encoding SCF-associated factor 1 produces the protein MPPTLTDLPSEVILEQILPSLPLKDVLHLSQVNRQLHTLTLDPSFWRYKTTSDFSFSPSSHPPFPSADWWRRVYFGLLQPRAFVWGSSSNSRLGGAENSRGARRFGNFVDFPVEIWLNERESGEETRIKSLKDSLVGLTHGVASDAPSAPGGAGVVELHAGGWSFTARCSDGSVWVWGQLDGRMMSFRERSWENKYCIVPEPTRIPLPCKAESISAGRSHLLILDSDNLIWELTAWGLAYHHTETELTSPVHYGTNRQPPHVIQLSTGWTHSAALTSGGTIYTWFPFSDSYKQKLTPDAELNVLNPSGVEDDANKGARSLRWGTVTGDVLCELPAVPLRPEHLTQTARDSNSDANVLELLDAEWKEYDSTHTPETVKDGQTVIKIASGLEFILALKKNGEVWYTPVKDGVPPVWYFVPYFSSPTITHITAQFESITSYATPTQQSQSSAVHHTRIPADTVPPRSFTSEPTVLLHRPDFLPDLQDKGVIQVALGDYHYAALTNRGEMLTWGQGTTGQLGLGAEGRRGNETVPKLVKFWEKEEPGFVFSITAAGWHTGALLLGNNESKKEEADEFAAQSPIYRTVDTASIPQHQGESPNIAPNEQNPRVTGGNHLPPFRLGYPGRLMFRSVRGGHSQMPAPVQDQIDPSTANEHSDGADQSGTSAFPNQAADIQRHTDSADRDSQWQMPQHHVSSRGVPAMPFFRVGFAGRGSIRGRGRGQPGINDGNGIGFNPNGPQ, from the exons ATGCCTCCTACTCTGACTGATCTTCCCTCAGAAGTTATCCTGGAGCAGATCTTGCCCTCGCTACCTCTTAAAGACGTCTTACACCTCTCACAAGTCAATCGTCAGCTTCATACGCTCACT CTCGATCCCTCCTTTTGGCGCTACAAGACAACTTctgatttttctttttctccttcttctcatccaccTTTCCCTTCAGCAGACTGGTGGCGGCGGGTATATTTTGGCCTCTTGCAGCCACGCGCCTTTGTGTGGGGCTCAAGTAGCAACTCTCGATTGGGCGGTGCTGAAAACAGCAGAGGAGCTAGAAGATTTGGCAACTTTGTTGACTTTCCGGTCGAAATCTGGCTCAATGAAAGAGAATCTGGGGAGGAAACACGGATCAAAAGCTTGAAAGACAGTCTGGTTGGGTTAACACACGGGGTCGCCAGTGATGCACCCAGCGCGCCAGGAGGTGCTGGAGTAGTAGAGTTACACgctggaggatggagtTTTACCGCGAGGTGCAGTGACGGTTCTGTATGGGTCTGGG GTCAACTGGACGGAAGGATGATGTCATtcagagaaagaagctgGGAAAACAAGTATTGCATTGTCCCAGAACCTACGAGGATCCCTTTGCCTTGCAAGGCGGAGTCCATTAGTGCCGGCAGGTCCCATTTGTTGATATTGGATTCAGATAATCTTATCTGGGAACTAACGGCTTGGGGACTT GCTTATCACCACACTGAAACAGAACTCACTTCACCTGTGCATTATGGCACAAATAGGCAACCCCCCCATGTCATCCAGCTGTCAACAGGCTGGACTCACTCCGCCGCTCTCACATCGGGAGGCACAATTTATACATGGTTCCCGTTCTCGGACTCCTACAAACAAAAGTTGACTCCTGACGCCGAGCTCAATGTCCTCAACCCGTCTGGGGTCGAAGACGATGCTAACAAAGGCGCAAGAAGTCTGCGATGGGGCACGGTAACGGGTGATGTCTTATGTGAATTGCCAGCAGTTCCTCTGAGACCTGAACATCTTACACAGACTGCGCGAGACTCCAACAGCGATGCGAATGTCCTTGAGCTGCTAGACGCTGAATGGAAAGAATATGATTCGACACACACCCCCGAGACTGTCAAAGACGGTCAAACAGTAATCAAGATTGCCAGTGGGCTTGAATTTATTCTTGCCCTTAAGAAAAACGGTGAGGTGTGGTATACTCCGGTTAAGGACGGTGTGCCTCCGGTTTGGTACTTT GTCCCGtatttctcatctcccacaATCACTCATATAACCGCTCAGTTTGAGTCCATCACATCTTACGCAACTCCAACCCAGCAATCGCAATCGTCTGCGGTCCACCACACCAGAATTCCTGCCGATACAGTTCCGCCCCGTTCATTTACTTCAGAACCGACTGTTTTGCTACATAGACCTGACTTTCTTCCCGACTTGCAGGATAAGGGTGTCATTCAAGTTGCTTTGGGTGACTATCATTATGCTGCTTTGACCAATCGAGGTGAGATGCTCACTTGGGGACAGGGAACAACTGGCCAGTTAGGATTGGGAGCTGAAGGGAGACGAGGAAACGAAACTGTTCCCAAACTAGTAAAGTtttgggaaaaggaagagccAGGCTTTGTATTCTCTATAACGGCTGCAGGCTGGCACACCGGCGCTCTACTGCTGGGGAACAATGAGTccaagaaagaagaagccgatgAATTTGCGGCCCAATCACCTATCTATAGGACCGTGGACACTGCCTCAATCCCTCAACACCAAGGGGAATCTCCGAATATAGCTCCAAATGAACAAAATCCCCGTGTTACGGGCGGTaaccatcttcctccattcAGATTGGGGTATCCTGGAAGACTCATGTTCCGCAGTGTGAGAGGAGGACACAGTCAAATGCCTGCTCCTGTACAAGACCAAATCGACCCATCTACCGCTAACGAGCATTCAGACGGAGCGGATCAAAGCGGAACCAGTGCTTTCCCCAATCAAGCAGCTGACATTCAGCGTCATACAGATTCTGCCGATCGTGATAGTCAATGGCAGATGCCGCAACACCATGTATCTTCCCGGGGTGTTCCAGCAATGCCATTCTTCAGAGTCGGTTTCGCAGGGAGGGGAAGTATCAGAGGTCGTGGACGAGGGCAGCCTGGAATAAACGACGGGAATGGGATAGGATTCAATCCTAACGGACCTCAATGA
- a CDS encoding DNA polymerase zeta subunit produces MDDTAVINQGPSSSLPVGSTQSLCLSNPLLRIKITHITSDQAAPIPTLRQHYAPSRLATAIPLGNLPHSLPVIRIFGTTSSSQKICANIHLCYPYFFVPYPMDSQDPLRPERVVKLCQRFAVSLNHAICLALRQNPTSAANNTNYGGGVDPKHLHVVSVILVKGTPFYGYHLGYDYFLKINLANPARLHVALEQLRKPNVLGREWQPHEAHLNHVLQFMCDFDLYGCGWLELGGGTFREPMPEGDPYDSLSETVTDGTLHILDSSTIPTSMLYPPGLSPAKETFTSIEIDILPHQILNRQRLMPRLLHHDFIELLHKPSDPNEKLVPAVAELWEDERRRRAAKGLSTGTNDMMPGSGGMEGRSMEELGYRGNQADGKKNKGGDWKISDELWAILEERMDAERKRKGKLSFQRYSRDVSAGKEGEKLQWDKWIMTTFDALSAHWPKQTRKVTKTTQKSRKPHMSPKDDTSSTRHRSSPDNNALFGEPPSASFEGTGMDLVSDKEDEEINPFEAFAMTQASQHPQPVPELSQRVQAVPFKDVDEYDQYYVGQDEDDIDEYKQAEGARVHAQETDKIRATQIPTEMEGRSDEYDDKELEELFRQTVAAGLGIQSVPTTPHKPKGKDQDEDGRWSGWTPTSKGSRKSTVGTFESRKRKRNQRLLEEAGLGDLSTIIDRSSFSLSPLKNPYDERGHGLSTPKKANTPSRELATPSSLIRNAFTKSRQQSPNLSPTKRSESSRNKHLRSNTVILPSERKNPGAITSSPSLSPEIKSIHGDRGNLQIKLAEAQKPTQGSSPSASAKKDLFFGPEPGQEVVQLSLPPAGAGLYEPIANGVQPVVISGSRPVEVAEPHLSPTLLNLSSKVKASDLPLSATLLNAPSAEPALSPNFQDPSTNFFHERLPISPSIIAIPRKDLEAKAKVRPNKRVKLREPGHVSQESLLSPIRPFSHPSHGDGHRSPQDAKSDRQEAFVSSLTSKAWQYCIVPPRQHEITDTMELHGLSTVDYQSPFFGQLVDVPARPKTLAGKVFNLKSNSVRNLRKFGCTIGSGSMLGNAKGKARAEAVWLKTNSDNDSVEKVRWNLGWEYAPSPPSKREVRHWCEKIDEAKIAKEKYEQNTSQLAHPTQKSKYGFKYSQKRKVRDSSGDPQSMSILTMEVFAQSRGTLLPDPEKDAITAIFYCYFNTDDDLPDTTIHPGYHAGYVVVGALANPARLRLDDIPFEVVEDELALINWVIDTVKFCDPDVLAGWELHNSSWGYLAARASGEFAMDMMDQISRVISGRAGPRNDGYSAHHSSTFKVAGRHTLNIWRICRSEINLTQYTFENVVFHLLHQRIPHYSPASLTALWRSKSPSHICRVLKYFFQKTVMCMEILDQAEIITKTAEFARVFGVDFASVLTRGSQYKVESFIFRIAKPENFVLVSPSKQQVGLQNAPFSVPLIAEPESKYYTHPIIVLDFQSLYPSIMIAYNICYSTCLGRVEMFKGTNKFGFTNLKVADGLLELLKDYLTVTPNGMIFVKPAVRKSLLAKMLVEILDTRVMIKHAMKHARDDKSLTAMHNARQLGLKLMANVTYGYTSATYSGRMPCIEIADSIVQTGRETLEKAQELIHSRADWNARVVYGDTDSLFVALPGRSKEQAFKIGYDIADAVTALNPKPVKLKFEKVYMGSVLMAKKRYVGFKYEHPDETEPSFDAKGIETIRRDGFPAQQKMEEVCLKLLFRTQDLSKVKEFCLREWTKILQGHVSIQDFIIAKEVRLGTYSEKGVPPPGAAVAYRRILKDPRDEPQYAERVPYLISNADGRRLIDRARMPEELLSNRSLSIDTEYYIRNLLIPPLSRIFNLVGADVEEWYDSMPKTKRLGKYDKVGGQMANRGYGKGKPGRAKGPGSRIDSHFKSSHCVVCGIESADVLCHPCRLDPSTTSHALLSRLHIAQDKLIALQRICASCSSVPPAEKIMCDSIDCPNTFARVAAEREVEDLEDVGELLLELKLEDEKSEDLNW; encoded by the exons ATGGACGACACGGCGGTTATCAATCAAGGACCGTCGTCCTCTTTGCCCGTCGGATCGACCCAGTCTTTGTGTCTCAGCAATCCCCTTCTACGTATCAAAATTACTCATATAACCTCGGATCAGGCGGCACCCATTCCTACTCTTCGTCAGCACTATGCTCCCTCTCGACTTGCAACCGCAATACCGTTGGGTAATCTGCCTCATAGCCTACCTGTCATTCGGATATTTGGAaccacatcctcttcacaaAAAATTTGTGCCAACATCCACCTGTGCTATCCATACTTTTTCGTGCCTTATCCCATGGACTCCCAAGATCCGTTACGGCCAGAAAGGGTAGTCAAACTATGTCAAAGATTTGCCGTCTCTCTCAACCATGCGATTTGTCTCGCACTTCGACAAAACCCGACTTCTGCAGCCAACAACACCAATTACGGCGGTGGTGTGGATCCAAAGCATTTGCATGTCGTCTCTGTGATCCTTGTAAAGGGAACACCATTCTATGGATATCATCTTGGATATGATTATTTTCTCAAAATCAATCTGGCAAACCCGGCAAGACTGCATGTAGCTCTCGAGCAACTACGGAAGCCGAATGTGCTAGGGAGAGAATGGCAACCGCACGAAGCACATCTCAACCATGTTTTGCAGTTTATGTGTGACTTTGATTTGTATGGCTGCGGGTGGTTGGAGTTGGGAGGAGGCACCTTCAGGGAGCCTATGCCAG AAGGAGACCCGTATGACTCCTTGTCAGAGACAGTGACCGATGGTACTCTTCACATACTTGACTCGAGCACAATACCCACCTCCATGTTATATCCGCCAGGCCTCTCTCCTGCGAAGGAAACATTTACTTCTATTGAAATTGacattcttcctcaccagATTTTAAATCGGCAACGACTTATGCCCCGTCTACTGCATCATGATTTCATCGAATTACTACATAAGCCTTCGGATCCCAATGAAAAGCTTGTGCCTGCGGTTGCAGAACTGtgggaagacgagagacGAAGGAGAGCCGCTAAAGGATTGAGTACTGGCACAAATGACATGATGCCAGGTAGCGgcgggatggaaggaaggtcaATGGAGGAGCTCGGGTATAGAGGCAATCAAGCggatgggaaaaagaataaGGGAGGCGATTGGAAAATCTCAGATGAGCTTTGGGCAATATTGGAAGAACGTATGGACgctgagaggaagagaaaggggaaaCTGTCATTCCAGAGATACTCTCGCGACGTTTCAGCtggcaaggaaggggagaaatTGCAATGGGACAAG TGGATTATGACAACGTTTGACGCCTTGTCAGCTCACTGGCCTAAGCAAACCAGGAAGGTCACCAAAACTACCCAAAAGTCCAGGAAGCCCCATATGTCTCCAAAAGATGACACCTCATCTACACGTCACCGTTCATCTCCGGATAATAATGCTCTGTTCGGCGAACCACCATCTGCTAGTTTCGAGGGAACTGGGATGGATTTGGTGTCGGACaaagaggacgaagagatAAATCCCTTCGAGGCGTTTGCCATGACTCAGGCTTCGCAGCATCCCCAACCAGTACCAGAGCTTTCCCAACGTGTTCAAGCAGTCCCATTCAAAGACGTCGATGAATATGATCAATATTACGTCGGccaggatgaggatgatatAGACGAGTATAAACAAGCGGAGGGGGCACGGGTGCATGCTCAAGAGACCGACAAGATACGCGCCACACAAATTCCGACTGAGATGGAAGGTCGTTCTGACGAGTACGATGACaaagagcttgaggagTTATTCAGACAGACTGTGGCAGCTGGTTTGGGAATCCAGAGCGTGCCCACTACACCACATAAACCTAAAGGTAAAGaccaagatgaagatggccGGTGGTCCGGATGGACTCCGACCAGCAAAGGATCTCGCAAATCGACCGTGGGCACTTTTGAGTCACGTAAACGTAAAAGGAATCAACGGTTATTAGAGGAGGCTGGATTGGGAGATCTCAG TACAATCATTGATCgctcttcattttctctttctcctctcaaAAACCCCTACGATGAAAGAGGCCATGGTCTTTCTACGCCTAAAAAAGCAAATACCCCTTCCAGAGAGTTGGCAACTCCTAGTTCCCTCATACGTAACGCATTCACCAAAAGCCGCCAACAATCGCCCAATCTATCGCCCACGAAGAGAAGCGAGTCATCCCGAAATAAACACCTTCGCTCTAACACTGTTATTCTGCCCTCGGAGAGAAAAAATCCTGGAGCTATTACATCTTCTCCGTCACTCTCTCCGGAAATTAAATCCATCCATGGTGACCGTGGGAACTTACAAATTAAATTAGCTGAGGCACAGAAACCGACGCAGGGGTCATCTCCCTCGGCATCGGCGAAGAAAGATCTCTTTTTTGGCCCAGAGCCAGGACAAGAGGTAGTCCAGCTATCACTTCCTCCAGCCGGCGCTGGTCTGTACGAACCGATTGCGAATGGCGTCCAGCCAGTCGTGATTAGCGGTTCACGCCCCGTTGAAGTAGCTGAACCCCATCTTAGTCCCACTTTGCTCAACCTGTCCTCCAAAGTCAAAGCTTCAGACTTACCTCTCTCTGCCACCCTTCTGAATGCACCCTCGGCCGAGCCTGCTTTGAGCCCCAACTTTCAAGATCCTTCCAccaacttcttccatgAGCGCCTGCCCATATCTCCATCCATTATCGCGATACCACGCAAGGACCTCGaggcaaaagcaaaagtgCGCCCCAACAAACGGGTCAAACTCAGAGAACCAGGACATGTGAGCCAGGAGTCGCTTTTGTCCCCCATTAGACCTTTCTCGCATCCCTCGCATGGAGACGGACATCGGTCGCCACAAGATGCTAAGTCAGACCGTCAGGAGGCCTTTGTATCCTCTTTGACAAGCAAAGCATGGCAGTATTGCATAGTCCCTCCTCGACAACATGAGATCACTGATACTATGGAGTTGCATGGCCTATCTACCGTTGACTATCAGTCGCCGTTCTTTGGTCAGTTGGTCGATGTACCTGCCAGGCCGAAGACGCTTGCGGGCAAGGTGTTCAATCTCAAATCCAATTCAGTGAGAAATCTGCGAAAATTTGGGTGTACGATCGGCAGTGGGTCCATGCTAGGAAATGCAAAGGGCAAGGCAAGGGCAGAGGCTGTTTGGCTGAAAACGAACAGTGACAACGATAGTGTTGAGAAGGTGCGTTGGAATCTAGGATGGGAATATGCGCCATCGCCACCTAGCAAGAGAGAAGTCAGGCATTGGTGTGAAAAAATCGATGAGGCGAAAATAGCCA AAGAAAAATACGAACAAAACACATCACAA CTAGCACATCCGACTCAAAAGAGCAAATACGGCTTCAAATATTCTCAGAAACGGAAAGTGAGGGATTCATCTGGCGATCCCCAGAGCATGTCGATCTTGACCATGGAAGTATTTG CTCAATCTCGAGGCACTCTCCTCCCCGATCCCGAGAAAGACGCAATCACTGCCATCTTCTACTGTTACTTCAATACAGATGATGACCTTCCTGATACAACTATTCATCCTGGTTATCACGCTGGTTACGTCGTGGTTGGTGCTCTGGCCAATCCTGCCCGGTTGCGCCTGGACGACATCCCATTTGAAGTCGTTGAGGATGAACTTGCATTGATTAACTGGGTAATCGACACTGTAAAATTTTGTGATCCGGACGTTTTGGCGGGATGGGAACTCCACAACTCCTCTTGGGGCTATCTCGCTGCGCGTGCGAGTGGAGAATTCG CTATGGATATGATGGATCAAATCTCCAGAGTGATATCTGGAAGGGCAGGCCCACGCAATGACGGCTACTCTGCCCATCACTCATCGACATTCAAGGTCGCCGGTAGGCACACTCTGAATATATGGCGTATATGCCGTTCGGAAATAAATCTTACCCAATATACTTTTGAGAACGTCGTTTTTCACCTGTTACATCAACGCATCCCGCATTACTCACCCGCTAGTCTGACGGCTTTATGGAGAAGCAAGTCTCCTAGCCATATTTGTCGTGTCCTCAAGTACTTCTTTCAAAAAACGGTAATGTGTATGGAAATACTTGATCAAGCAGAGATCATTACGAAGACTGC AGAGTTTGCTCGCGTGTTTGGAGTGGACTTCGCTTCTGTCTTAACGCGAGGCTCTCAATACAAAGTTGAATCATTCATCTTCCGTATTGCCAAGCCTGAAAATTTTGTACTGGtatctccttcaaaacAGCAA GTCGGTTTGCAAAACGCCCCATTTTCCGTGCCACTTATTGCGGAACCAGAGTCCAAATATTACACCCATCCGATCATTGTCTTGGATTTCCAGTCATTGTACCCCTCTATCATGATTGCATATAACATATGTTATTCAACATGCTTAGGGAGAGTTGAGATGTTCAAAGGGACCAACAAATTTGGGTTTACGAACCTAAAGGTCGCAGATGGCCTCTTGGAACTGTTGAAAGATTACCTCACTG TGACTCCAAATGGAATGATTTTTGTCAAGCCTGCTGTTAGGAAAAGCCTCCTTGCGAAAATGCTCGTCGAGATATTAGATACAAGGGTCATGATCAAACACGCTATGAAACATGCAAGAGATGATAAG TCATTAACTGCCATGCATAATGCCAGGCAGCTTGGTTTGAAGCTCATGGCG AATGTCACTTATGGCTACACGAGCGCGACTTACTCTGGCAGAATGCCTTGCATTGAAATAGCCGACTCAATCGTACAAACAGGACGGGAGACTCTTGAAAAG GCTCAAGAACTGATTCACTCGCGCGCGGACTGGAATGCTCGCGTCGTGTATGGAGACACAGACTCCCTTTTTGTTGCCTTGCCAGGTCGTTCAAAGGAGCAGGCTTTCAAAATTGGATATGACATAGCTGATGCCGTGACTGCTCTCAATCCAAAGCCTGTCAAGCTCAAATTTGAGAAGGTCTACATGGGCTCGGTATTGATGGCTAAGAAACGTTACGTGGGGTTCAAGTACGAGCATCCAGACGAGACAGAACCGTCATTTGATGCAAAGGGTATTGAAACCATCAGGAGAGATGGCTTTCCCGCtcagcagaagatggaagaggtttgTCTGAA ATTACTTTTCCGTACGCAAGATTTATCCAAAGTGAAAGAGTTCTGCTTGAGAGAATGGACAAAGATTCTCCAGGGTCATGTTTCTATACAAGATTTTATCATCGCAAAGGAAGTACGCTTGGGGACATATTC TGAAAAAGGCGTGCCTCCCCCTGGAGCAGCGGTAGCTTACCGACGTATCCTCAAGGACCCTCGCGACGAACCTCAATATGCTGAGCGGGTTCCGTACCTTATTTCTAACGCCGACGGTCGACGCCTAATTGACCGCGCTCGCATGCCCGAGGAGCTCCTTTCCAATAGATCGTTAAGCATTGATACTGAATACTACATTCGTAATCTGCTAATCCCTCCCTTATCGAGGATCTTCAATCTTGTTGGGGCAGATGTAGAAGAGTGGTATGACAGTATGCCAAAGACCAAGAGACTGGGAAAATACGATAAAGTTGGGGGCCAGATGGCCAAcagaggatatggaaaagggaagcCAGGGCGAGCAAAGGGACCCGGCTCGAGAATAGACTCTCATTTCAAGTCGAGTCACTGCGTTGTGTGTGGTATAGAGTCTGCAGACG TACTATGCCATCCCTGTCGTTTGGACCCCTCCACAACATCACATGCCCTTCTATCTCGGCTTCACATCGCTCAAGACAAACTCATTGCTTTGCAAAGAATATgcgcttcttgctcttcagtGCCTCCCGCCGAAAAAATTATGTGTGACTCAATTGACTGTCCCAACACCTTTGCCAGGGTGGCGGCTGaaagagaggtggaagatctggaagatgttggcgAGTTGTTATTGGAACTGAAGCTAGAGGATGAGAAATCGGAAGATCTCAATTGGTAA
- a CDS encoding cytoplasmic protein: MGKDKVENEELLRYGLPSDVWFHVDKLSSAHVYLRQPDGQPHGEWDQLPAPLVNDLAQLVKANSIEGNKKDNITIIYTPFTNLKKTGDMPVGQVSFHSDKKVRRAHVSTRDNVIVNRLNKTRVEKEVDHEAERQERLRVEGRRKKAEAIERAKKEQEQRKVWDEEKQARSYDNLYSEDAFAEQEQFSDDEFM; this comes from the exons AT GGGGAAGGATAAAGTTGAAA ATGAGGAGCTACTGCGTTATGGTCTTCCCAGCGATGTCTGGTTCCACGTGGA CAAGCTCTCATCCGCGCATGTCTATCTTCGCCAACCCGATGGCCAACCTCATGGGGAATGGGACCAGCTTCCCGCGCCTCTGGTAAACGATCTGGCTCAGTTAGTGAAAGCCAATAGTATTGAAG GCAACAAAAAGGACAACATTACT ATCATCTACACTCCTTTTACTAACCTTAAG AAAACTGGGGATATGCCCGTCGGTCAAgtatccttccattccgACAAAAAAGTCAGACGAG CACATGTCTCGACTCGAGACAACGTCATTGTCAATCGCCTCAACAAGACCAGGGTCGAAAAGGAAGTAGATCACGAGGCTGAGAGGCAAGAGAGGTTGCGCGtagaagggaggaggaagaaggctgaagCCATTGAAAGA GCTAAGAAAGAACAGGAGCAGAGGAAAGTCTGGGACGAAGAAAAACAGGCTCGGTCTTATGATAATTTGTATTCAGAAGATGCTTTTGCTGAGCAAGAACAGTTCAGTGACGACGAATTCATGTAG